GCGAATCCAATTCGGGCAACCGATCGCCTCCTTCGGCCTTATTCAGAAAAAGCTGGCCGAGATGGCGATTCGGACCTATGTAGCCGAGTCAATGATCTATCGGACTGCCGGGCTGATCGAGCAAAATTTATCATGTATCGACCAGGAGGACGAGCGGGCTGGACTCGAGACCGCCAGGCGGGTTGAGGAGTATGCCGTTGAATGCTCAATCAACAAAGTCTATGCCTCCGAAGCCCTCGATTACGTCGCTGACGAGACCGTCCAGATTTTCGGCGGCTATGGCTATATCGCGGACTTTCCGGCCGAGCAGATCTATCGAGATGCCCGAATCAACCGACTCTTCGAAGGCACCAACGAAATCAACCGATTGTTGATTCCTACGACACTCTTTCGGCGAACGCTTCAGGGACGCCTGCCGCTCTTCATTGCGACACAGAAACTGCTGACTGAGCTGCTCACCTACAGCCCGAGTCAAGAGGAGGCGCCAAAGGGCCACCTTGGTGAGCAGATCCGGCTGCTCCGTTTAGCGAAGAAGATCACGTTGATGGTCTCCGGAGCTGCCGTCCAGAAGTATCGCGAGCGGCTTCAGGATGAGCAGGAAATCCTCGGGGTGCTGAGCGATCAGGTGATCGAGCTGTTTGCCATGGAGAGCGCGCTGCTCCGAGCGCTGAAGTCGGTAGAGCGAGACGGAGAGGACGCGGCGGAATCGAAATCGGATATGGTCAAGGTCTACGTAAGCGACGCCTTTGCCCGGATCGACTTGCTGGCGAAGGAAGGCTTAGCCGCTATGGAGGAGGGGGACACCCTCTGGACTCAGCTCGCCGCTCTCAAGAAGCTGACCCGTTACACGCCTGTTAACACTACCCGCTTACGAAGAGCGATCGCTAAACGCATCATCGAGACAGAAGAGTACCGGGTCTGAGTGGGCAATCAGTGGTGCTTGCAGCTGCCTGGGCCGACCCACTCCTCACCATCCGTCCAGACCTCCTTCTTCCAAATCGGCACAATCTCTTTCAAGCGGTCGATGGCATACGCGCAGGCGGCAAGCGCCTCGTGGCGATGAGGGGCGGATACGGCAATAGCAACGCTCGCCTCCCCGATCTGTAGACGGCCAACCCGATGCACCATGGCGATCTCGTCCACCTCCCACTTCCGGCGAATCTCATCGGCAATCTCGCGCATCTTGGGAATCGCCATCTCCCGATAGGCTTCATACTCCAGGTAGCGGACCTGTCGGCCCCGCGTCTGTTCCCGCACTACGCCGAGGAAGGTCACGACGGCTCCAGAGCTCGATCGTTTCACCGCATTCACAAGCGGCTCAAGCACCAGCGGCTGATCGATGATTTCAAACATCGGTTCCCCCGCTTACGGGGGGGATGAGCGCGACTTCATCCCCTGCTGCCAACTTCTTATCACTGGAAGCATACTCTCGGTTGACTGAAAACAGGAGCGATCCGGTCAGCGCCTGCAACCGCGGGTACTGACAATGAAGCTGATCTATGAGCTGAATGAGCGTACTCCCCTCCGGCAGGTCGACAATCAGCTCACTAACCCCGACAATCTCACGAACGGCCGCAAAGCATCGCACTTGGACCTTCATCGCAGTCTGTCCACGATCGACTCACACTACTCCGCACCAGAACGGTTATGTATCTCGACAGATTCCTATGCGTCGTCCAGCTACCATACTGTTCGTGACCTCATAGGACCAAGATATATTCATTATAATAGTTGTATTTCAGTATGTTACAACATATACATAATGTATTATATAGATATTCCTGGCTCACTCGCCTCTCTAGAAAATACCATGATCCTTCCAGGGCTGTCAATCTGAGAGGATTCTAAGCCAGTATTTACTAACAAAACGACTTCCGGCTTGACCATTGAGACTCCTTATGTTAAAAACATAATATAAAGATCAGCTGCTGAGGACCTATTGTGTGAGGAGAGGGTTGTCAAGGGTGGCGCCAAAACAGCCAAGGACCACAGCGAAATCGTCTCCTGAGGCGATCGGCATGAAGATCCTGGCTGGATTGAATAAAGACAAGACACTCGCCTTAGCGCAGCTAATAGAAGATCTTCTCGACGAGCTCGGCTACACCGATTTTCACCCCAAGCTTTCCTCAACTCGTCTTACCATTGACCTGAAGGCCCGTCACCGTTCCAGTGGTCACCGTCTGCACTGCTATGGGTGTACGATCGCTCACGAGATACGCCCACGGGAACTGCAGGGGGTCCATAGACGCTATATGCAGGCGCGTCACCGGGACAGGGACCTTGTCGGCATCTTCTTCTCCACTACCGGCTTCCACCCAACCGCTCGAAACTGGTTTTCACGCTTGGATCCTCCCGCCAGGGGCGATTATCACCTGTTCGGGGTTGATAAGATATGCGCCCTGCTTCGACGTGCCAAGTTGATCACATCCCCCGATCAAGTTATTTACGCGATCGAGAGCCGTGTCATGGCACGGCTTGAGGCAGGCAACCTGGTCTTTGCCATGGGAAGGTTCTATTGGGTTTTCCGAATCGAAACCAAGAGAGGGGCCGCATATGCGGTTCTCGATGCCTACGGATCGCCGGTCTCTCTTCGCGTGGCCTTTTCCCTGAAGCGGCTGGATGGCTCCCTGAAGGGAAAGCGCCCGCTGAACCTACAAGCCATGGAAAAAGTCCTCCTCGCGCTGGCGGAGTCCGGCCAGAAAAACATCGAGTTCCTGTCGCGAGAGATTAAAGAGCCTCTGGACGATCTTCGGGAGGTGATGCAAGAGCTTCTCGATGAAGGATTCCTCATTGCAGAACCCTCCGGTCAGCCGCGATGGCGGTGTAATCGCTATTCCATCAAGTCCGAATT
The Candidatus Methylomirabilota bacterium DNA segment above includes these coding regions:
- a CDS encoding MoaD/ThiS family protein, producing MKVQVRCFAAVREIVGVSELIVDLPEGSTLIQLIDQLHCQYPRLQALTGSLLFSVNREYASSDKKLAAGDEVALIPPVSGGTDV
- a CDS encoding tetratricopeptide repeat protein; the encoded protein is MAPKQPRTTAKSSPEAIGMKILAGLNKDKTLALAQLIEDLLDELGYTDFHPKLSSTRLTIDLKARHRSSGHRLHCYGCTIAHEIRPRELQGVHRRYMQARHRDRDLVGIFFSTTGFHPTARNWFSRLDPPARGDYHLFGVDKICALLRRAKLITSPDQVIYAIESRVMARLEAGNLVFAMGRFYWVFRIETKRGAAYAVLDAYGSPVSLRVAFSLKRLDGSLKGKRPLNLQAMEKVLLALAESGQKNIEFLSREIKEPLDDLREVMQELLDEGFLIAEPSGQPRWRCNRYSIKSEFDVFLSLARQFLDGAQRFKFLRSNFSVQMLVAGLRPYLEGRFHLKLSEEERSWLPRFLAVSPSALSYALFAPTDEFISTSEELEHSPLPSPEKERLRNQHISKLYSNLLLRYASDAQDSRFDEVLRHKGIRGHLYRITAKAASAEELFFAMRGESYLTLAVPPGAGIAVQKGLGHSNFLNGDTLLSNAKALMHIQEFDYAIELLDRAIKDLKDPSKLLEAWHCKGSCLSGQKRYSAAITCLNEALRYDSNYKEAWLHKAACLRGLGDSGGAVHCARRALEIDPAYEEARDFLRST
- a CDS encoding molybdenum cofactor biosynthesis protein MoaE; its protein translation is MFEIIDQPLVLEPLVNAVKRSSSGAVVTFLGVVREQTRGRQVRYLEYEAYREMAIPKMREIADEIRRKWEVDEIAMVHRVGRLQIGEASVAIAVSAPHRHEALAACAYAIDRLKEIVPIWKKEVWTDGEEWVGPGSCKHH
- a CDS encoding acyl-CoA dehydrogenase family protein, whose translation is MTTAKNEFVAGGSFLIRDTSALEVFTPEELSEEQQLMRKLTREFIEAEVKPKAERIEHQDWDVTLTLIRKAGELGLLSVDIPTKYGGLGLDLITSTVIAEQMIEAGSFAISLLDHSGIGSLPIAWFGNTEQKARYLPLLATGAKIGSYALTEPGSGSDALSARTKAVLSPDGASYTLNGTKQFITNAGFADLYITYAKVDGDKFTAFIIDKDTPGVTLGPEEKKMGIKGTSTRSVVLENARVPVGNLLYEIGKGHKVAFDLLNIGRFKLGAGCVGLCKLALREAVRYAKRRIQFGQPIASFGLIQKKLAEMAIRTYVAESMIYRTAGLIEQNLSCIDQEDERAGLETARRVEEYAVECSINKVYASEALDYVADETVQIFGGYGYIADFPAEQIYRDARINRLFEGTNEINRLLIPTTLFRRTLQGRLPLFIATQKLLTELLTYSPSQEEAPKGHLGEQIRLLRLAKKITLMVSGAAVQKYRERLQDEQEILGVLSDQVIELFAMESALLRALKSVERDGEDAAESKSDMVKVYVSDAFARIDLLAKEGLAAMEEGDTLWTQLAALKKLTRYTPVNTTRLRRAIAKRIIETEEYRV